In Bradyrhizobium sp. G127, one genomic interval encodes:
- a CDS encoding peptidylprolyl isomerase: MTVSPNRTATHSGLAARPGLRLESKLGLLASAAAICLTVAFGAGQPAYAQDANAVIAKVNGTEIRQSDLTVAEEELGPSLQQMDPASRRENLIAFLIDMKIVAKAAEAKKVGDAADFKQKLAFARDRLLMDSLLGTEGKAAVTDDAMKKVYEDATKQVAGEKEVHARHILVPTEEEAKAIKAELDKGADFAKLAKEKSKDPGAADGGDLGFFTKEQMVPEFSAVAFALAPGKISDPVKSQFGWHVIKVEEARDRKPPAFEQVKGQIETFVVRKAQADYVTKLRAEAKIERLDKPADPAAAPAATPDAKAAPAAKAPAKK; encoded by the coding sequence ATGACCGTTTCTCCGAACCGCACTGCCACCCACAGCGGACTGGCCGCGCGACCTGGATTGAGACTTGAATCGAAACTCGGACTGCTCGCATCGGCCGCTGCAATTTGTCTCACGGTCGCTTTCGGAGCTGGCCAGCCGGCTTACGCGCAGGACGCCAATGCCGTGATCGCGAAAGTTAACGGCACGGAGATCCGCCAGAGCGATCTGACGGTGGCCGAAGAAGAGCTCGGACCGAGCCTGCAACAGATGGACCCGGCGAGCCGCCGGGAAAATCTGATCGCGTTCCTGATCGACATGAAGATCGTCGCCAAGGCTGCCGAAGCCAAGAAGGTCGGCGATGCGGCGGACTTCAAGCAGAAGCTCGCCTTCGCCCGCGATCGCCTGCTGATGGACAGCCTGCTCGGCACCGAAGGCAAGGCCGCCGTCACCGACGACGCCATGAAGAAGGTTTATGAAGACGCCACCAAGCAGGTGGCCGGCGAGAAGGAAGTCCACGCCCGGCACATCCTGGTTCCGACCGAGGAAGAAGCCAAGGCGATCAAGGCCGAGCTCGACAAGGGCGCGGACTTCGCCAAGCTCGCCAAGGAGAAGTCGAAGGATCCGGGCGCCGCGGACGGCGGCGACCTCGGCTTCTTCACCAAGGAACAGATGGTGCCGGAATTCTCCGCCGTCGCCTTCGCGCTCGCACCCGGAAAAATCTCCGACCCCGTGAAGTCGCAGTTCGGCTGGCACGTCATCAAGGTCGAGGAAGCCCGCGACCGCAAGCCGCCGGCCTTCGAGCAGGTCAAGGGCCAGATCGAAACCTTCGTGGTGCGCAAGGCGCAGGCCGATTACGTCACCAAGCTGCGCGCCGAAGCCAAGATCGAGCGTCTGGATAAGCCGGCGGATCCTGCCGCGGCTCCGGCTGCAACGCCGGATGCGAAGGCTGCGCCGGCCGCCAAGGCTCCCGCGAAGAAGTAA